In a single window of the Myxococcus guangdongensis genome:
- a CDS encoding Maf family protein, whose translation MHTHADQTLLVLASGSPRRRDFLSQLGLTFTVSAADIDETPHPGEEAAAYVLRLAREKARVVAERSPGSFVLAADTTVALGMTLLGKPQDPAEARAMLTSLSGKTHDVYTGVALAGRHEEALAVHTRVTFRALSAGEIDWYVGTGEPVDRAGAYAIQGKGGFLVARIEGSPTNVVGLPLGETLALLTRAGVPLAWRPAP comes from the coding sequence ATGCACACGCACGCTGATCAAACGTTGCTCGTCCTGGCCTCCGGTTCTCCCCGCCGCCGGGACTTCCTGTCGCAACTGGGGCTCACTTTTACCGTCTCCGCGGCGGACATCGACGAGACGCCCCACCCAGGCGAGGAGGCGGCCGCCTATGTCCTGCGGCTGGCTCGGGAGAAGGCCCGCGTGGTGGCCGAGCGCTCCCCGGGGTCCTTCGTGCTCGCGGCGGACACCACGGTGGCGCTGGGCATGACGCTGCTGGGCAAGCCGCAGGACCCGGCCGAGGCCCGCGCCATGCTCACCAGCCTGTCCGGCAAGACGCACGACGTGTACACGGGCGTGGCGCTCGCGGGCCGGCATGAAGAGGCGCTCGCGGTGCACACGCGCGTCACCTTCCGGGCGCTGAGCGCCGGCGAAATCGACTGGTACGTGGGCACGGGCGAGCCGGTGGACCGGGCGGGCGCCTACGCCATCCAGGGCAAGGGCGGCTTCCTCGTCGCCCGCATCGAGGGCAGCCCCACCAACGTCGTCGGCCTGCCGCTGGGCGAGACGCTCGCGCTGCTGACGCGCGCCGGCGTGCCCCTGGCCTGGAGGCCCGCGCCATGA
- the mrdA gene encoding penicillin-binding protein 2 — translation MTPPTLGNTTPGRELRRRFLWLGLAMTVGLALLSIQLYRLQITRGEEYSAKSVANFVKEVRLRADRGVIKDSRGTILVDSRPSFDAVVTPAFCTDCFDQVIPRLAELLQWDADQAKKVEDLVRQGRRNAPFQPVPVRVDLTRDEYDRLAARRDILDGVEVAPVPHRFYRTNTVLSHVLGYMNEITQEELERLNGDGARYALGDYIGRRGLERYFEQRLRGQDGVRKEVVNARGQKIEELNVKLGDNAVVQPKAGSNLVLSIDMRLQEEAERAFPGVTGAVVAIDVHTGFIRALVSRPGFDPNLLTGRVTPTQMAQLSRDPLEPMVNRVAAEHYSPGSTFKVVTALAAFKSGAFRPETVVNCPGGYRLGARTWRCHLDRGHGHVNGLDAMKSSCDTWFYKVADTIGLDPIGEMGKSLGLGSPTGISVVAEVPGIMPTSAYHDKASPGGYTKGMALNSAIGQGDNNVTPLQLALMYAAIANGGTLYKPQMVQRLENLDGQVIEEFKPEIVRQVDLPPAHLKAVIEGLVKVAHEPGGTSYRSRLKHMRDLDVKVAAKTGTAQVARLGAIRLKTHQMSFFERDHAWFAGFAPADHPEIAVVVLNEHGGHGGSDAAPTAMAVIQKYLDLKKLDATAPPPRPNQPYTPSMFRAPSPDEAAMTRGVRPPTQLPGDEESEDRHATQD, via the coding sequence GTGACGCCCCCCACGTTGGGCAACACGACGCCGGGCCGCGAGCTGCGCCGGCGCTTCCTGTGGCTGGGCCTGGCCATGACGGTGGGCCTGGCCCTGTTGTCCATCCAGCTCTACCGCCTGCAGATCACCCGCGGCGAGGAGTACTCCGCCAAGAGCGTGGCCAACTTCGTCAAGGAGGTGCGGCTGCGCGCCGACCGCGGCGTCATCAAGGACTCGCGCGGCACCATCCTCGTCGACAGCCGCCCGTCGTTCGACGCCGTCGTCACGCCCGCGTTCTGCACGGACTGCTTCGACCAGGTCATCCCCCGGCTGGCGGAGCTGCTCCAGTGGGACGCGGACCAGGCGAAGAAGGTGGAGGACCTGGTGCGCCAGGGCCGCCGCAACGCGCCCTTCCAGCCGGTGCCGGTGCGCGTGGACCTGACGCGCGACGAGTACGACCGGCTGGCGGCGCGCCGGGACATCCTGGACGGCGTGGAGGTGGCGCCCGTCCCGCACCGCTTCTACCGGACCAACACGGTGCTGTCGCACGTGCTGGGCTACATGAACGAAATCACCCAGGAGGAGCTCGAGCGGCTCAACGGCGACGGCGCGCGCTACGCGCTGGGCGACTACATTGGCCGGCGCGGCCTGGAGCGCTACTTCGAGCAGCGCCTGCGCGGCCAGGACGGCGTGCGCAAGGAAGTGGTCAACGCGCGCGGCCAGAAGATCGAAGAGCTCAACGTCAAGCTGGGCGACAACGCCGTGGTGCAGCCCAAGGCGGGCAGCAACCTGGTGCTGTCCATCGACATGCGGCTGCAGGAAGAGGCCGAGCGCGCCTTCCCCGGCGTCACCGGCGCGGTGGTCGCCATCGACGTGCACACGGGCTTCATCCGCGCGCTGGTGTCCCGGCCCGGCTTCGACCCGAACCTCCTGACCGGCCGCGTGACGCCCACGCAGATGGCGCAGCTGTCGAGAGACCCCCTGGAGCCCATGGTCAACCGCGTGGCGGCCGAGCACTACAGCCCGGGCTCCACCTTCAAGGTCGTCACCGCGCTGGCGGCGTTCAAGTCCGGCGCGTTCCGCCCCGAGACGGTGGTGAACTGCCCCGGCGGCTACCGGCTGGGCGCGCGCACCTGGCGCTGCCACCTGGACCGCGGCCACGGCCACGTCAACGGCCTGGACGCGATGAAGAGCTCCTGCGACACCTGGTTCTACAAGGTGGCGGACACCATCGGCCTGGACCCGATTGGCGAGATGGGCAAGTCCCTGGGCCTGGGCAGCCCCACCGGCATCAGCGTGGTGGCGGAGGTGCCCGGCATCATGCCGACCAGCGCGTACCACGACAAAGCCTCGCCCGGCGGCTACACCAAGGGCATGGCGCTCAACAGCGCCATCGGCCAGGGTGACAACAACGTCACGCCGCTGCAGCTCGCGCTGATGTACGCGGCCATCGCCAACGGCGGCACGCTGTACAAGCCGCAGATGGTGCAGCGGCTGGAGAACCTGGACGGCCAGGTCATCGAGGAGTTCAAGCCGGAGATCGTCCGTCAGGTGGACCTGCCGCCCGCGCACCTGAAGGCCGTCATCGAGGGCCTGGTGAAGGTGGCCCACGAGCCGGGCGGCACCTCGTACCGCTCGCGCCTGAAGCACATGCGGGACCTGGACGTGAAGGTGGCGGCGAAGACGGGCACCGCGCAGGTGGCGCGCCTGGGCGCCATCCGCCTGAAGACGCACCAGATGAGCTTCTTCGAGAGAGATCACGCCTGGTTCGCGGGCTTCGCCCCGGCGGACCATCCTGAAATCGCGGTGGTGGTGCTCAACGAGCACGGCGGCCACGGCGGCTCGGACGCGGCGCCCACGGCGATGGCCGTCATCCAGAAGTACCTGGACCTGAAGAAGCTGGACGCCACGGCGCCGCCGCCGCGTCCCAACCAGCCCTACACCCCGTCGATGTTCCGCGCGCCGTCCCCCGACGAGGCGGCCATGACGCGCGGCGTGCGTCCCCCCACGCAGCTTCCGGGCGACGAGGAGTCCGAGGACAGGCATGCAACTCAGGATTGA
- a CDS encoding YggS family pyridoxal phosphate-dependent enzyme has protein sequence MSTGLAERLASVKERIAKACARAGRPVESVTLVAVSKLKPAALIREAHAAGQRDFGENYAQELRDKAQELSDLEGLRWHAIGPLQTNKVKYVAKVASAFHALDRLEVARELSKRREGTSPLPCYVEVNVGGEATKSGLEPAALADFLGQARALPGLTLVGLMSLPPPTDDVARARGDFDALRELSRSHGLPGLSMGTTHDFELAIEAGATLVRVGTALFGERD, from the coding sequence ATGAGCACGGGCCTGGCGGAGCGGCTGGCGTCGGTGAAGGAGCGCATCGCGAAGGCGTGCGCGCGCGCGGGCCGTCCGGTGGAGTCGGTGACGCTGGTGGCGGTGTCCAAGCTCAAGCCGGCGGCGCTCATCCGCGAGGCCCACGCCGCGGGTCAGCGCGACTTCGGGGAGAACTACGCGCAGGAGCTGCGCGACAAGGCCCAGGAGCTGTCGGACCTGGAGGGCCTGCGCTGGCACGCCATCGGTCCCCTGCAGACGAACAAGGTGAAGTACGTGGCGAAGGTGGCCAGCGCCTTCCACGCGTTGGACCGGCTGGAGGTGGCGCGCGAGCTGTCCAAGCGTCGCGAGGGCACCTCTCCCCTGCCCTGCTACGTCGAGGTCAACGTGGGCGGGGAGGCCACCAAGTCGGGCCTGGAGCCCGCGGCCCTCGCCGACTTCCTGGGTCAGGCGCGAGCCTTGCCCGGCCTCACGCTGGTGGGGCTGATGTCGCTGCCGCCGCCCACGGACGACGTGGCCCGCGCGCGCGGAGACTTCGACGCGCTGCGCGAGCTGTCGCGGAGCCATGGCCTGCCCGGGCTGTCCATGGGTACCACGCACGACTTCGAGCTGGCCATCGAGGCGGGCGCCACGCTGGTGCGGGTGGGCACCGCCCTCTTCGGCGAGCGGGACTGA
- a CDS encoding peptidylprolyl isomerase — MDGLNPRKVLSLLFIIGIAVVFTLQFGPGSTGFGASGPVTAPGSVATVNGKEIPLRDFATAWARQMSFLRAQGSPIPESVARQFGMHNQVLDRLVNTELLAQAAEQRGITPSDEELRKLIHQNTDFHAKEGGFDFARYQQVLRDFYRKTPPEFETELRRQLAAQKMMEVVRANATVSDDEVRARYEKDGNQAKVVFARFLPTMYADKVAAPTPAQLTEWKKAHEKEMKDYFEANRFVYQQPERIRARQVLVKLPPEATAEQKAEALKKAEALKKEIDGGKDFAQVARDSSEDPGSKARGGDLGWVERGSWEPVLADAAFALKAGEVTAPVETKFGVHLVKVEEKQAAQDKKLEEVQDEIATTLFKQERAKETAKAEAQKALATVQGGKTLKELFPAEKEQPALLRFETETRPEAVETDSFTAEGEAVPHLGPAPALVKAAFAASGPQALGEVFPVGEGFVVAQVVERQKPDTAGFEQKKEGLRVQAQQAKQIEVTESFLKALKKGGNVVTNPEAIDSVVGAG; from the coding sequence ATGGACGGTCTGAACCCCCGGAAGGTCCTCTCCCTGCTGTTCATCATCGGCATTGCGGTGGTGTTCACGCTGCAATTCGGGCCGGGCAGCACCGGCTTCGGCGCCTCGGGTCCGGTGACGGCACCCGGCTCGGTGGCCACGGTGAACGGCAAGGAGATTCCGCTGCGCGACTTCGCCACGGCCTGGGCCCGGCAGATGAGCTTCCTGCGAGCGCAGGGCAGCCCCATCCCCGAGTCCGTGGCCCGCCAGTTCGGCATGCACAATCAGGTGCTCGACAGGCTGGTGAACACGGAGTTGCTCGCCCAGGCGGCCGAGCAGCGCGGCATCACCCCGTCCGATGAGGAGCTGCGCAAGCTCATCCATCAGAACACGGACTTCCACGCCAAGGAGGGCGGGTTCGACTTCGCGCGCTACCAGCAGGTGCTGCGCGACTTCTACCGGAAGACGCCGCCCGAGTTCGAGACGGAGCTGCGCCGGCAGCTGGCCGCGCAGAAGATGATGGAGGTCGTCCGCGCCAACGCCACCGTCTCCGACGACGAGGTGCGCGCCCGCTACGAGAAGGACGGCAACCAGGCGAAGGTCGTCTTCGCGCGCTTCCTGCCCACCATGTACGCGGACAAGGTCGCCGCGCCCACGCCCGCGCAGCTGACGGAGTGGAAGAAGGCGCACGAGAAGGAGATGAAGGACTACTTCGAGGCCAACCGCTTCGTGTACCAGCAGCCCGAGCGCATCCGCGCGCGCCAGGTGCTGGTGAAGCTGCCCCCGGAGGCGACCGCCGAGCAGAAGGCGGAGGCCCTGAAGAAGGCCGAGGCCCTGAAGAAGGAGATCGACGGCGGCAAGGACTTCGCGCAGGTGGCGCGTGACTCCAGCGAGGACCCGGGCAGCAAGGCGCGCGGTGGCGACCTGGGCTGGGTGGAGCGCGGCAGCTGGGAGCCGGTGCTGGCGGACGCGGCGTTCGCGCTCAAGGCGGGCGAGGTGACGGCGCCGGTGGAGACGAAGTTCGGCGTGCACCTGGTGAAGGTGGAGGAGAAGCAGGCCGCCCAGGACAAGAAGCTGGAGGAGGTCCAGGACGAGATCGCCACCACGCTCTTCAAGCAGGAGCGCGCCAAGGAGACGGCGAAGGCGGAGGCCCAGAAGGCGCTGGCCACGGTGCAGGGTGGCAAGACGCTCAAGGAGCTCTTCCCCGCGGAGAAGGAGCAGCCGGCGCTGCTGCGCTTCGAGACGGAGACCCGTCCGGAGGCGGTGGAGACGGACAGCTTCACGGCCGAGGGTGAGGCGGTGCCGCACCTGGGCCCCGCGCCCGCGCTGGTGAAGGCGGCCTTCGCCGCGAGCGGCCCGCAGGCGCTGGGCGAGGTCTTCCCGGTGGGCGAGGGCTTCGTGGTGGCGCAGGTGGTGGAGCGCCAGAAGCCGGACACCGCGGGCTTCGAGCAGAAGAAGGAAGGGCTGCGCGTGCAGGCCCAGCAGGCCAAGCAGATTGAGGTGACGGAGTCCTTCCTCAAGGCCCTGAAGAAGGGTGGCAACGTGGTGACCAACCCCGAGGCCATCGACTCGGTGGTCGGCGCCGGGTAG
- a CDS encoding PilZ domain-containing protein gives MQRKGGQKAMGSVRVAELPQAARDVKPQAATGVSRPGLPVKEEPRRPPTVAPTPVAALLPVIEKNQGEPEHREFPRAQLTTRFEVWVDDDQGGRRFAASLASINVSVSGAFLESTFFLPLGTVLGVSFALEPGAAPVRARAEIVREERDDGPDGRSGFGIRFLDFSGQTEVALARLFVGNRLRAFAEDYLRSQRARSLPNELERVVDVLSAWELLKATSTEADPWQAK, from the coding sequence ATGCAGAGGAAGGGTGGGCAGAAGGCGATGGGGAGTGTCCGCGTGGCGGAGCTTCCCCAGGCGGCCAGGGACGTGAAGCCGCAGGCGGCGACGGGGGTGAGCAGGCCGGGCCTCCCGGTGAAGGAGGAGCCGCGCAGGCCTCCGACGGTGGCCCCCACGCCCGTGGCGGCGCTGTTGCCCGTCATCGAGAAGAACCAGGGGGAGCCGGAGCACCGGGAGTTCCCCCGGGCGCAGCTGACGACGCGCTTCGAGGTCTGGGTGGACGACGACCAGGGCGGGCGCCGGTTCGCGGCGAGCCTGGCGTCCATCAACGTCAGCGTCAGCGGCGCCTTCCTGGAGAGCACCTTCTTCCTGCCGCTGGGGACGGTGCTGGGCGTGAGCTTCGCGCTGGAGCCGGGCGCGGCGCCGGTGAGGGCCCGGGCGGAAATCGTCCGCGAGGAGCGCGACGACGGTCCGGACGGACGCAGCGGCTTCGGCATCCGCTTCCTCGACTTCAGTGGACAGACGGAGGTGGCCCTGGCCCGGCTCTTCGTGGGCAATCGCCTGCGCGCCTTCGCCGAGGACTACCTGCGCTCGCAGCGGGCGCGTTCGCTGCCCAATGAGCTGGAGCGGGTGGTGGATGTGCTTTCGGCCTGGGAGCTGCTCAAGGCGACGAGCACGGAAGCGGACCCCTGGCAGGCCAAGTGA
- a CDS encoding cytochrome C assembly family protein has translation MSHTLVSLACHAYGIAAVAYLAYLVRQSDGLAMAGRVLVGGGLVLHGVALFELLGAQGGRPVGLAQGFSTLAFLLLAIFLALDVRYRRPVIGAFLTPLAVTVLLPGLLLHGGQSPLPPGVRQPLLPLHISLALLGLAAFAVAAGVGVMYLLMERQVRAKRFGLLFARLPSLEFLDTLNRRLVVWGFIALSITLATGAFFVTTTVGWQWDGKSIATVVAWAVFAALVNARIFAGWRGRRVALLTMAGFCLVLVSFLTSYDATPSAAAVMRIP, from the coding sequence ATGAGCCACACGCTCGTATCGCTCGCCTGCCACGCTTACGGCATCGCCGCCGTGGCCTACCTCGCCTACCTCGTCCGCCAGTCGGACGGGCTGGCCATGGCCGGTCGCGTCCTGGTGGGCGGCGGGCTCGTGCTCCACGGAGTGGCCCTGTTCGAGCTGCTGGGGGCCCAGGGCGGCCGCCCGGTGGGCCTGGCGCAGGGCTTCTCCACGCTGGCCTTCCTGCTGCTCGCCATCTTCCTGGCGCTGGACGTGCGCTACCGCAGGCCGGTCATCGGCGCGTTCCTGACGCCGCTGGCGGTGACGGTGCTGTTGCCGGGCCTGCTGCTGCATGGGGGCCAGTCGCCGCTGCCCCCCGGGGTGCGTCAGCCCTTGCTGCCCCTGCACATCTCGCTGGCGCTGTTGGGGCTGGCGGCGTTCGCGGTGGCCGCGGGGGTGGGGGTCATGTACCTGCTGATGGAGCGGCAGGTGCGGGCCAAGCGCTTCGGGCTGCTGTTCGCGCGGCTGCCGTCGCTGGAGTTCCTGGACACCCTCAACCGGCGGTTGGTGGTGTGGGGCTTCATCGCGCTGTCCATCACGCTGGCCACGGGGGCGTTCTTCGTGACCACCACGGTGGGCTGGCAATGGGATGGCAAGTCCATCGCCACGGTGGTGGCGTGGGCGGTGTTCGCGGCGCTGGTCAACGCGCGCATCTTCGCGGGCTGGCGTGGGAGGCGTGTGGCATTGCTGACCATGGCGGGCTTCTGCCTGGTGTTGGTGTCCTTCCTCACCTCGTACGACGCGACGCCGAGCGCGGCGGCCGTCATGAGGATTCCCTGA
- a CDS encoding sensor domain-containing diguanylate cyclase: MNPADLLSAMKRTVEQLAAYNEMAKALTSTLELREVLALVMQKVSSLLLPRNWSLILQDERTGKLYFEIAVGEGAGVLKGLQLNPGEGIAGAVFSSGVARLVHDVGGDPSFAPRFDEASAFHTRSILAVPLLSRGHVLGVIELVNGPTDPPFSNDDLTTLTAIADYAAIAIENARNFRRVQELTITDEHTGCYNARHLRALLDTEVKRSARFRHPLSLVFLDLDHFKSVNDRFGHLMGSATLKEVGDLLMSLGRNGLDAVFRYGGDEFAILLVETDQDGAAQIGQKVCEAFRGRSFLVEHGLDVRVTASVGVATYPDHATSALDLIRSADFAMYGAKARGRDALCVAEPPGPDSSSGGSDFPVR; this comes from the coding sequence ATGAATCCCGCGGACCTCCTGTCGGCCATGAAGCGGACGGTGGAGCAACTGGCCGCCTACAACGAGATGGCGAAGGCGTTGACGTCCACGCTGGAGCTGCGCGAGGTGCTCGCGCTCGTGATGCAGAAGGTCAGCAGCCTGCTGCTGCCTCGCAACTGGTCTCTCATCCTTCAAGACGAGCGCACCGGGAAGCTCTACTTCGAAATCGCGGTGGGCGAGGGCGCCGGCGTCCTCAAGGGCCTGCAGCTCAACCCCGGTGAAGGCATCGCCGGGGCGGTGTTCTCCTCCGGCGTCGCCCGGCTGGTGCACGACGTGGGCGGGGACCCGAGCTTCGCGCCCCGCTTCGACGAAGCCTCCGCCTTCCACACCCGCTCCATCCTCGCCGTGCCGCTCCTGTCGCGCGGCCACGTGCTGGGCGTCATCGAGCTGGTCAACGGCCCCACGGATCCGCCGTTCTCCAACGACGACCTCACCACGCTGACGGCCATCGCGGACTACGCGGCCATCGCGATTGAGAACGCGCGCAACTTCCGCCGGGTGCAGGAGCTCACCATCACCGACGAGCACACCGGCTGCTACAACGCCCGGCACCTGCGCGCGCTCCTGGACACGGAGGTGAAGCGCTCGGCGCGCTTCCGCCACCCGCTGTCGCTCGTGTTCCTGGACCTGGACCACTTCAAGAGCGTCAACGACAGGTTCGGCCACCTGATGGGCAGCGCCACGCTGAAGGAGGTGGGCGACCTGCTCATGTCCCTGGGGCGCAACGGGCTGGACGCCGTGTTCCGCTACGGGGGCGACGAGTTCGCCATCCTCCTCGTGGAGACGGACCAGGACGGGGCGGCCCAGATTGGCCAGAAGGTGTGCGAGGCCTTCCGCGGGCGCTCCTTCCTCGTGGAGCACGGCCTGGACGTGCGCGTCACCGCCAGCGTCGGCGTGGCCACCTACCCGGACCACGCCACCTCTGCGCTGGACCTCATCCGCTCCGCGGACTTCGCCATGTACGGCGCCAAGGCCCGGGGCAGGGATGCCCTCTGTGTCGCGGAGCCTCCAGGCCCGGACTCGTCCTCCGGTGGCTCCGACTTCCCGGTGCGCTGA
- the rodA gene encoding rod shape-determining protein RodA has product MQLRIERRMVPHVPWGLIFCVLAVALLGIWNLASASRPPLAPVWSSQALYLGLGVVAVLVVCLVDYRWIQRMAMPIYVANILALIALRFVGHTAKGAESWFAIGPFRLQPAEFMKIGVVLMLAKVYHDDFRPNEPSYGLVRLWKPLLVVGVPFLLVLVQPDLGTALMIGLSSLTVILFGKVRWYLVATLVAGVLAGAIVIWNDYIREVPEPRPTIVRHHLKKHQSQRISGWLDPEADLRGSGYHAAQSKIAVGSGGVSGKGWREGTQTGLRFLPEQHTDFIFSVWAEEHGFVLCTLLLVLYGAIFIFGLGVGFSARDRFGAFVAVGVVAMLFWQVFENIGMVIGLLPVTGITLPLMSYGGSSMMSVMLSIGLLVNISMRRHMF; this is encoded by the coding sequence ATGCAACTCAGGATTGAGCGGCGCATGGTGCCCCACGTGCCGTGGGGGCTCATCTTCTGCGTGCTGGCCGTGGCCCTGCTGGGCATCTGGAACCTGGCCTCGGCGTCGCGTCCCCCGCTGGCGCCGGTGTGGTCCAGCCAGGCCCTGTACCTGGGCCTGGGCGTCGTCGCGGTGCTGGTGGTGTGCCTGGTGGACTACCGCTGGATCCAACGCATGGCGATGCCCATCTACGTCGCCAACATCCTGGCGCTCATCGCGCTGCGCTTCGTCGGCCACACGGCCAAGGGCGCGGAGAGCTGGTTCGCCATCGGCCCGTTCCGCCTGCAGCCCGCGGAGTTCATGAAGATTGGCGTCGTGCTGATGCTGGCCAAGGTCTACCACGACGACTTCCGCCCCAATGAGCCGTCCTACGGCCTGGTGCGGCTGTGGAAGCCGCTGCTGGTGGTGGGCGTGCCCTTCCTGCTCGTGCTGGTGCAGCCGGATCTGGGCACCGCGCTGATGATCGGCCTGTCCTCGCTCACCGTCATCCTCTTCGGCAAGGTGCGCTGGTACCTGGTGGCCACGCTGGTGGCGGGGGTGCTCGCGGGCGCCATCGTCATCTGGAACGACTACATCCGCGAGGTGCCCGAGCCTCGGCCCACCATCGTCCGGCACCACCTGAAGAAGCACCAGAGCCAGCGCATCTCCGGGTGGTTGGACCCGGAGGCGGACCTGCGCGGCAGCGGCTACCACGCGGCGCAGTCGAAGATCGCCGTGGGCAGCGGCGGCGTGTCCGGCAAGGGCTGGCGCGAGGGCACCCAGACGGGCCTGCGCTTCCTGCCCGAGCAGCACACCGACTTCATCTTCTCGGTGTGGGCGGAGGAGCACGGCTTCGTGCTGTGCACCCTCCTGTTGGTGCTCTATGGCGCCATCTTCATCTTCGGCCTGGGCGTGGGGTTCAGCGCCCGCGACAGGTTCGGCGCCTTCGTGGCCGTGGGCGTCGTGGCCATGCTCTTCTGGCAGGTGTTCGAGAACATCGGCATGGTCATCGGCTTGTTGCCCGTGACGGGAATCACCCTGCCGCTGATGAGTTATGGCGGGTCTTCCATGATGTCCGTGATGCTCAGCATTGGATTGCTGGTGAACATCAGCATGCGTCGTCACATGTTCTGA
- the mreC gene encoding rod shape-determining protein MreC yields the protein MLSLLKRYRRPLIVGVLLLYPLVAFLLSGRKGRDPNPIDRAVIAVTSPVQQALTATIEGSVSAVRHYLDLRGVRQENDALRLENLQLRASVQALGESRTENERLRKLLGYAEVAPGPEIPARVVGVNPVAKLLSVRISGGEKDGVFRGMSVVTPDGIVGQVIRATSSYSDVALVTDTQSRVAVLVQRSRARGTASGAGSGPLKLENMLRTEDVDNGDLIITSGTDGIYPPGLVVGRVTNLEKKEHGMFQGADIVPAVDTSKLEEVLVVGSPYKAMAQGSAAEGASK from the coding sequence GTGCTGTCGCTCCTCAAGCGATACCGGCGTCCCCTGATTGTCGGCGTCCTGCTCCTCTACCCGCTGGTCGCCTTCCTGCTGAGCGGGCGCAAGGGCAGGGACCCCAACCCCATCGACCGGGCGGTCATCGCCGTCACCTCGCCCGTGCAGCAGGCGCTCACCGCCACCATCGAGGGCTCGGTGTCCGCGGTGCGCCACTACCTCGATCTGCGCGGGGTGAGGCAGGAGAATGACGCGCTGCGGCTGGAGAACCTCCAGCTGCGCGCCTCGGTGCAGGCGCTGGGGGAGTCGCGCACGGAGAACGAGCGGCTGCGCAAGCTGCTGGGGTACGCGGAGGTGGCGCCGGGGCCGGAGATTCCGGCGCGGGTGGTGGGCGTCAACCCGGTGGCGAAGCTGCTGTCGGTGCGCATCAGCGGCGGGGAGAAGGACGGGGTGTTCCGGGGCATGTCGGTGGTGACGCCGGACGGAATCGTGGGGCAGGTCATCCGGGCGACCTCCAGCTATTCGGACGTGGCGCTGGTGACGGACACGCAGAGCCGGGTGGCGGTGCTGGTGCAGCGCTCCCGCGCGCGGGGCACGGCGTCGGGGGCGGGCAGCGGGCCGCTCAAGCTGGAGAACATGCTGCGCACCGAGGACGTGGACAACGGCGACCTCATCATCACCTCCGGCACGGATGGCATCTATCCTCCGGGCCTGGTGGTGGGCCGGGTGACGAACCTGGAGAAGAAGGAGCACGGCATGTTCCAGGGCGCGGACATCGTGCCGGCGGTGGACACCAGCAAGCTGGAGGAGGTGCTGGTGGTGGGCAGTCCCTACAAGGCGATGGCGCAGGGCAGCGCGGCGGAGGGTGCGTCGAAATGA
- the trxA gene encoding thioredoxin — protein MAGDNVTNVGDNDFQKQVLDSEQPVLVDFWATWCAPCRAIAPSIDALADQYKGQVKFTKLNIDDNQGTPQNYGIRSIPTLLVFKGGQVVEQIVGAVPKARIEEALKKAL, from the coding sequence ATGGCAGGCGACAACGTGACGAATGTCGGAGACAACGACTTCCAGAAGCAGGTGCTGGACTCGGAGCAGCCCGTGCTGGTGGATTTCTGGGCGACCTGGTGCGCGCCGTGCCGCGCCATCGCGCCCTCCATCGACGCGCTCGCCGACCAGTACAAGGGCCAGGTGAAGTTCACCAAGCTCAACATCGACGACAACCAGGGCACGCCGCAGAACTACGGCATCCGCTCCATCCCCACGCTGCTCGTCTTCAAGGGCGGCCAGGTCGTGGAGCAGATTGTCGGCGCCGTCCCCAAGGCGCGCATCGAGGAAGCCCTCAAGAAGGCGCTGTAG